In Daucus carota subsp. sativus chromosome 4, DH1 v3.0, whole genome shotgun sequence, one DNA window encodes the following:
- the LOC108217965 gene encoding mavicyanin-like, with product MALAAVFLIVCLLAVPAAHGVDHIVGGSSGWNQGVDFTTWASNEKFVVGDNLIFNYGSSHSVDEVSQSDYSSCTAGNALTAYTGGQNTVALKKSGPMYFLCPSFGHCGGGMKLGITVADASTPTTPATPTAKPPGTPASPSTPKDDSPSGAIGGSGYINKLVLGVSIVLAGLMGFMS from the exons atggCCTTAGCAGCTGTTTTTCTTATTGTTTGCTTGCTAGCAGTTCCTGCAGCACATGGCGTGGATCATATTGTCGGAGGCAGCTCTGGATGGAATCAAGGGGTAGATTTTACTACCTGGGCTTCCAACGAAAAATTTGTAGTAGGCGACAATCTCA TATTCAATTACGGGTCCTCCCACAGTGTGGATGAAGTAAGCCAATCCGATTACAGTTCTTGTACTGCTGGAAATGCACTGACTGCATATACAGGAGGCCAGAACACTGTCGCGCTGAAAAAGTCAGGTCCAATGTATTTCCTGTGTCCGTCATTTGGTCATTGCGGTGGTGGCATGAAATTAGGCATCACAGTGGCAGATGCTTCCACGCCCACCACCCCTGCCACGCCAACAGCAAAGCCGCCAGGCACCCCTGCCTCTCCATCAACTCCAAAAGACGACTCGCCTAGTGGTGCAATTGGAGGATCTGGTTACATAAACAAATTGGTGCTAGGAGTTTCCATTGTTTTGGCAGGTCTTATGGGGTTTATGAGCTAG